One segment of Solanum lycopersicum chromosome 1, SLM_r2.1 DNA contains the following:
- the HTA6 gene encoding histone H2A.1 yields the protein MDATKTTKGAGGRKGGPRKKSVTKSIKAGLQFPVGRIGRYLKKGRYAQRVGSGAPIYLAAVLEYLAAEVLELAGNAARDNKKSRIIPRHVLLAVRNDEELGKLLAGVTIASGGVLPNINPVLLPKKSAVAEEKSPKAKAGKSPKKA from the exons ATGGATGCTACTAAGACAACCAAAGGTGCCGGAGGGAGAAAGGGTGGCCCAAGGAAGAAGTCCGTCACCAAGTCAATCAAAGCTGGCCTTCAGTTTCCAGTCGGTCGTATTGGTCGATACTTGAAGAAGGGTAGATATGCTCAGCGTGTAGGATCTGGTGCTCCTATTTATCTCGCTGCTGTTCTGGAATACCTTGCTGCTGAG GTGTTGGAGTTGGCTGGAAATGCGGCAAGAGACAACAAGAAGAGCAGAATCATTCCTAGGCATGTGCTTTTGGCAGTGAGGAATGATGAGGAGTTGGGAAAATTGTTGGCTGGTGTTACAATTGCAAGTGGAGGTGTTCTTCCTAACATTAACCCAGTTCTGTTGCCTAAGAAATCGGCAGTTGCCGAGGAGAAGTCACCTAAAGCTAAGGCAGGAAAGTCACCGAAGAAGGCATAA